The DNA window GTAATGATGACCAAGGAGCTTTCCAACAGATTTGCTACAAACACTGCAGAACCTCATTCTTCCtgactttattttgtgcttCTGCGTGCACGCAGAAGTGTGCAAATTTGTTACTTCAGCTAAAAAGCTCCAAGCTTCAGCCTGTGACTGCATTAGCcatctctccccttcccctccaaaCATGCAGGTTTCCAACTCCCCCTTATAGGCAAGCTTTGCACTTTCTCTAAAATCCAAGAGGTGCAAAGCACAGATGAGAGCTGAAATGATCAGATGTAAATGAACAAGGAGAAAAGGACCTATTTTTCAACTTGCAATGTGTGCAATAGTCACCTTAGGAACGAATGACATCTCAGAGCTCCTTGCAGCACCCAGAAGCCACTTGCACAGGGCTTCTGTGTGTTCTGCAGCTGTTGCTATCAGGGACTACGGTTAACTGTCTAATTTCCACCCCTCAAATACATGGTGCTTGCTGTGCTCAGGGAAACAGTATGCTTATAGTAATCCCAGATActgctaataaaaaaaagtcagtatgAATATTAAAGCTCAGTATTTACTTGTTAGAGTTGACTCCTCCTCCAGTTTGTCTTCCACCAAGGTCTCAAACACAGATTCCACCTTGGAGAGGTGAGCATAGAATTAGTTTTAAGAAGGGACCATCAATAGCATAAACAAGGACAGCACTGGGAAGATACACAGGGTGACAAACATCACAACAGGGCTTACTCGGTCAAGACTTAGTACTCCACTCTCATCCATGTTGAAGTGAGCTTTGATGCCTTTGGACTCGTAATCTGAGTGCTTCTTGAAACTGTCTCCAACTCCCTTTAACCTCACAGTAGTGAGATTGAGAGATCCAAAAATCCTGGTGATagacaaaagcagaaagtgaTTGAACTTAAGATGCAGAACAGCAAACCAGTTCTCACACCCACAGCATTGGACAATTGCACTAAGCAAGGAACCAGTGTTGTTTGGTCTGCTAAAACATAACCTGGAGAATCAATCTGCAAATACGTCCTAGTGGCCAGTCAGATCCATAGGCTGGGCACCCTGCATTGCCATGGGGctgtctgctctgctgctggactCAACTCACCGCAAATCATCCTGGTTCAGGAAAGACAGATCTCCATAGTTGACATAGAACTCAAAGTCATCCGTGTAGCGGTTGAAAGTGATAACTTTACGCTGTGGATAGGGTGCCATGCGCTGGAACAAAATCCTCTTATTATGCTTTAAACTCTTGGATTTATCATCTTCCTCAACTTCACGAGTAAACTCCACCTGCATCACAAATACAAAGTAAGACAAAACAACTACAAGCTTCCTTTACAGCATCCTATGTCAGAGGCTTCCACAGCATTTGACTGCCCTACCTCATGCAAAAGCTGGGGAACAGGTATGTATTTTTCAACAGATATTTCTATATGCCTGACTTCTTCGATATATCACTTCTGTGTTACtgaatatttattctgttttctttattagaTTGGCAGAAAAGTCTCCATAGCTTCcttgctcaaaaaaaataatccaatagGTCACGTGGAACATTTCTCCCAACACAGCCCCGTTTACCCACATCTTTTACAAAAGAAGGCAAGCCAAGGGTTACCTGAATAGGAAACATAGCTGCGTCTCGAACCACAAAAGGCTTCACCTTAAAGGCTTTGCTCAGAGCGGCTGCCTGGTAGACTGCACCCATAGCTGCAGCCTCATCAGCATTGATATTCTTGCCCAGTTCTTCTCTACGAAGTGAAAAGCAAAagacatgagctttgcagccaCTGCCACGAGCAGCAATTTGTCAATAGGAGACATACTAGGGGGCCTCACATACTCACTTGCCCACAGCTTTCAGCAAAACTTCCTGCACTTTGGGGACCCGTGTGGCACCGCCAACTAGAATCACCTGGTCAATTCCATCCTAGGGATTGGAAACAGTCACCTTGTCTTTGAGAAAGCAATTTTGGAAAGCTAAGTTCAGGGCTTCCTTACGGTTCTTCCCCGGACACCACACTCTGACGCGGTGCTTTAAGAACAACCATGCTACATGCTGCAGTCCTTAATGCAGGGCAGTGCCTGAGGTCTCAGACAGGCTGATGTGAGCCATGCCAGCAATAGGAACCTCGGATCAGGTCTATCAAACATGGTTGATATGGCCACTGCTAAAAGTCACCTGAAACGCGGGACTTAATTTAGAATTAAATAACTACAGGTTATGCCAGAGGAGCCAGTGACTCAGGCAGCAAGTTGGACCAGAACAGACAGAAACCCGGCCTCTAAGAGGTGAATCAACATCTTGCTTTGAATACAATAGCCAAAAGATGCTAAAGAGTATGCTGGCGTTCTGGAATGTGAGCATTTAGCAGCACTGTAACTCTCTCCAAATGACTGCATCACATTTGGTCCAACTGCAGTCAGGAACAGGGCTTCTAAAGAGAGTGCTCAAACAAGAAGCCTGAACAGCAGTAATTCTGTTTCCAAGCAGTTTAAGATAAAACTTCAGAAGAGAGACCAGAAACCAGCATCCCAGACAACACAAGGAAAGACCAGTCTTTAAAACCTCCAGCCCAAGAAcaaaaattttttttaacagaaagaaaacactccTCCAGCTACCTTATTTCGGGCAGATAGTGCAGAGCCACAACAGACTCCTGCTTGGCACTGCAAAAAGTAACTTCTCTGCAGCACCAACACCACTGTCTACTACAACAGCAGGCATCTGTACTTCTCAGCAGTGCTGATGCCTTGTAAATAACACAGTCACTGATGCTTTGATCATGACGTGACAGCAGCTCCACGAATGGAAACCTTCAGGCTTCTTAATGGATTCCTAAACATACCAGTTTCATTTCTGCGCTGCTCAGAGCCTGTTGCACAGGTCCTGGGACTCGTTGAAACAAGTCAGAGCACAAATCCTCAAATTCTTGCCTTGAGACTTTGGCCTTGAAGTCAATATCATCCAGTAGCCCCTCAATctgttcagggaaaaaaataaatatgtatctCTTTCTCCATGGAGCATTCTACAAGCAAAAACTTTGCTTGATTTGCCCAGTATGCAAAAAGTTCCAGCTTTGTTAACGCACCTATAACTTGACTGCGCTTCATCTGAACCCTACAACTGCTAAAGTAATGAGTTatgatttattaatatttaactaTTTATTAGATAATTAATCTAAATAACATCATCCCACCCTCAGTCCTAAAAACTCTGGAAACCCTGCAACAAAAAGTCATACCTGTGCCACGTGGTCAGCATTTGCACTCAGGACAGTTTTCAGACGATTGGCCTCCTTTAGTAGTTTGGCCATGGCCCGGGGATTCTTCCGGACATCTTTTGAGGGATGTTGATCATTAAAGAGCTTTGCCAAATAATCCCGGAGACGAAGCTCCATCTCTAAACCCCCAAGAGTACGGTCaaacctgggaaaaaaaaaaaaaaaaaaagaaccaggatataataaattaaaacaagttgaaagcaaacaaacctcATCTATTATTTCACAGCTATGCCAAGCAGAAAGTGGTCAAAAATAGCTGAAGTACTATTAGCTGTGTCTGCAAAAGAATGACAGTTACTCCAAAAAGAACATATTACATAAgccaagaaaagaaagattcaCCACCACAGTAGCCATTGTACAAGAAATTTCATCGTATGTATGGTAAAGGCCTTACTGCTAAGCCCAAACAGCTGAGAAGCCAAGGGATAACTGCGTCAGGTCCCAGGTATTTTACCAAAAACAGCAGtataaaactgttttcagtgttaaaaTTGCTGAGCTGGGTATCTACAGCACCCCCCTCCTTATTTGGCAACATTTAACTGCAGTGCATTTTCGTTCCTCTCCAGAAGGATATTCCACTTTTTCAAACTGACACCCTCTACTTCTGTAAGATCTTATCAAATGGAATTACATTAAAATGGGTTGAGGCtgtatttaagaagaaaaaaaaaaaagcctgaaacagACTAAGTAAACTGATTGCCTCCTGGGCTCCTGCAATTTCTCAGCTACCTTCTGCAGTGATGTAAGAATTATTAATAACTGTAGTCTTCTCACTCTACATCCTTCCCAGTTTATGATCCAAATTACCATGCTGAAGTCTCATTCAAACTTTCTATGTTTAGAAGAGACTGTGAAACAAATGATTTCTTTCCTGAGACCTTCAGGTTTTGTGCAACTCATGTTGAATTCTTACCCAATGCCCTGGATCTGCAATTGAGGTTGGGTTCCCGAGTCCTTAGTTTTCACTGTCTGATACGTAACAATAGTACAAACGGTGCTTCCTGCTCCCATGTCGTAAAACATGATATTCTGAAAAGAGAAGCTGGGACGGTGAAGCAGAAACACTTGGATATCCCCCATGAATAAGGAAAGAACACGTGGCTTTCCAAGTCTGATACAGGCCAAGACTTATGTCTGTTCCCTAGACTGGCTTTATACCACATGAGAGATGCAGGACTCGTACCTCGATCGAACTAAGGAGATGTGCAGGGTCATGCCTTAcacaaaaaagactttttacaaagaaaaaactttttaacCCATTTTGTAAATCAGAAATCAGAACTTTGCTCTTTAAAAGTTTCTTAAACCTCAGGAAAATCAACTATTTCAGAGTCAGTCTTCCaatacgttaaaaaaaaaacaacaaaaaaaaacacctaatgTTACTCCCCACCAGCTGATGGGCAAGGAACACACACTTCTTCAAGATGGGAACTTCCAGCTACCTGGCCTTTACTCCAGAAGCTCTAAGGCTTTTAGTGCTCTACCACATTCACACAGGATTTCATATCTTCATCGTGTTGATGAACACATGAAAACAGAGGAGACTGGCTGAACAGCAAGTCCACTTCCTCATGGTTAAGGCCTTTTTGATTTTATCTGCAGCACTTTCTCCCCTGCACGCACGCACTTGCATGGGACCATCTCCCAGCTACACCTACCTGTGCTGTGGCATTGATGTCTTTCCTCCTAAAAACTCCGTAATTCAATGCTACAGCAGTGTTGTCATTGATCAGCTGCAGAACCTTCAAGTCAGCCATGCAAGCAGCATGCAGGACTGCCCTCCTCTCCGCCTGGTTGAAGTAGGCGGGAACAGTGATCACCGCATCCTTGATGGGTTGTTCTGAAAGAGATGGTGGAAGAAGTTTTTCCATCAGACTAGCCACATGCAAAGACAACATAATGGAGTGATGATAGCAAAAACAGAGAATGCAAGCTGAAGACACCTACATAACTCAATCCCGAAGCAACATCAGCAGCTAGCATCATTAGAGATTGCTCCGTTCCCTGTTTAAATCAGACTTTCCAGATTCTCATAAAGCCACAAGTCTACTGCTTGGCTTTCATGTGCTAAAATAATCTCAAATGCCTTAACCTTCAGCAGATATGATCTCCATGGAACCTTACTTTATCAATGAATTGCATTCACTCTCCAGAGtaaaaagcatttggactggCTCTGATGAAtcaaacaccacacagcttccCAGTAATATCACCAATGAAACATGTCAACCAAATTCACCTGTAATTTTCATTACTTAGTGATTTCACTACCACCACAGCACGGAAACATCTTGTTTCTAAGATGACCCAACATCCCATTCCTAAGAAGCCATGGGTTTTCCAGGCACCTTCTGTCTCTATTCACATTTTATAACACGCAAACATATGCTAGTACTGTAAGAAACACATAAGTCCTTCCAACCTGCAAATTCCTCAGCCAGACCGCGTGAGTAGTTCAGGACCATACCAAGCATTTCCTCTGGAGAATACTGTACCGTCctacaagaaaaagagaagaaaggaagttaCAACAACAGAGTCAGCTACATAAGCCCAACAGCAAAAGTCCCACTCACGAGGAACCCAGAAGCAGTCACTTACTGGGACAGCTTGAAGATAACCGTCTGTCTCTTTTCATCCTCCACAAGTTCATGTTCTGGGAACCGGGTCCGGTACAGCGCCACTTGGGGGTTATTGATCTGCTTACCCAGAAGATCCTGAAAGTACCTGAATGCCACCTTGGGGGTCCTTATAGactagagaaagaaagaagaaatcacCCAGCTGCATTTATTTGTCCTTCCTGATGTCTAACAAACCTCTCCCAATCTACACAGTGAACAACTGTGATGGTATTTTGGAACACAAGCCTGGTACACAAGGAGCAGGTGGAGAAAGCCAGCAAAACTCCAAGGAGATAGGAAAGCAAGTACAGGGCAAGAAATAAAACTTCCTCTTAATTTAGATACTTCTCATGAAGGACCCAACTGTGGGAAGACACCTTCTTGTGTACATGAACTGCAGCTGGCGTAAGAAGCAAGGTGAACTCTTACCATTCCTAGTGCGCTATCACCAAAGAGACGTTCATTTTCCTTCAAAGCAACAGCCACAGGTGTTTTCCTTCGTGATTCCctagacaggaaaaaaaacagcaacgcGGGTGAACGTTCAATACAGAGGTCCTGGTGACAAAGGGTAGCGATTCCCTTCCAGAAAGGCTAGAAGAAGATTCTCAGACACCACCTACAGTGAGGAAGACCAGCTCTACTAATCGAAAGAGCTGCaaatagcagcagctctctTCAGAACTTTCAGATCCTCCAATGTTCTCCATGACAAGCACAACTACTGTGCTTGACTGAAACGTGGACAGTAATCTTTCAAAGGAACAGCTGAAGTTGTGGAGTTGTGCAATTTTTCCCATAGCACTAAACTACTCCACAAGAGATGAATCATTTCTGCTACAGATCCAAGTATGAAAACACCAAGATGAGGATTTTGTTACGATAACTATCAAATGACTTTAAGTTGTCCACTAAGTTCATAAATACTTCTGCAAGCTACCCACTTCTGGATACCTTGTAACATGCCAGCAGTTTTCTATCATAAAGCTACAACAAAGTGACTTGACATGAAGAAAGACTCACAAGCAATGTTCTAGAATGTGCTACTTTGTAATTAGACAAAACCTGCATAATTTTTTGCTTCCCTCCACCAATGAGGGAATCAAGTCAGTTCGCTCATTCTGTCAATGACTGCCACATTTCAGGGAGCTAGGTGAAAAACACACTACCTGAGTCTAGACTCCCGGAAAGCAAGGATGTTCCTGGTCAAAGATCATCTCCCATCCATGCTTTTTCCATTCAGTGTCTTGGGGACCAGTGGCAGCAACAGCAGCCAAGTGAAAGATGATGAAAGATTTGCTTCACAAGTGACTGGGGGTTCTGAGCAGCACCACAAACCTACCTTCACGTTCCATTATGGAGAACTGAGAATCTGGCTTCTCAATAGTGTATGCAGGAACATCATCCTACACCCTCTCTCATCTGCACCACGATGTGTTCTCAGTTACACAGACCTTGGGTCGCTGGCTTAAAAGGGGCACAAAGCACAACTCGGCACCCCTCAGATGAGGGTGAAGGCCGACCTGCTGCCCTGGTGCTCAGGGCTGCACTCAGGCAGCCCTCAATCAGGCAGCAGGGATGGATGCTCCTCACTCAGCGCCGAAACACAGCGCACTGACCCCTCCACCTCCCAAAATTTGGCCTCCTGTCAGTGCCTGCATGACCCGGAGGCCCCTTTAGGAACACCCCCAGGCGGTACCGGCAGCACGGGGCTGGCTGAGGGCAGCGCCGCTTACTTGTTGAGGACGATCTCCATCGGCACGCCGGGCTTCACGATGGCGATCTTCATGGACTCGCTGCCCACGTCCACCGACATCACGGCCAGGGGCTCTGCggcaggcgggggggggggggggggaagcgccGGTGAACAACcccagggccgggccgggcctggCTGGGCCCTGACCCCCCTCAGGGCGCTCCCAGGCCCCGAACCCCACCGGGatccccccggggccgccccccgtgaaacccccggccccgcgcccgtCACCTACCGGCCcgcaggaggaggcaggcgagcagcagccagcccagcgCCCAGCAGGGCGCCCGCGCCATGTCCCCACCGCCCCTCACGGCCCCTCacggcccggcccccgccgccgccgccgcctcagcgCCCGCGGCCCCGCGCCTCACGCAACGCCCGTGCCGGACGCGGCGGCCGCTGATTGGCCAATCAGGCGGCCCGCGCGCTCCCATTGGGCCACGTCGCGAGGCGGGAGGTGGGAGGTGAAGCCACGTGCGGCCCGCCCGGCCCGACAGCGCCCCCTAGCGGCCTGGAGGCGCGTTGCAATGGAGAGGGGGAGGGaaccctccctcccctccctcccctcccttcccgcCCCATTGGGTCTGACACGTTTGCAGccaaattgttttgaaaaagtCGACgttaaaaaacagaacacacaaacacagcccCGGCTCCTCGAGGGTCCCCGGAATCTCCTCCCTTCACCCCACCAAAGCCCTCAGCTCATGAACTGCGTGTAGCCCTCGGCCCCCGTGACGATGACGTCCATCCAGATGCGCATGGCCTCGGCCGACGGGGCCACCACGTAGTAGAGGCGGTCGTGGGTCTTCACGCAGAACGTCAGCGCCGGGTTGGGGCTCTGTGGGGACGGAGCACGGTCAGGGGCCGCCTGCGGGGCCACCCCGAGCCCcaactgcacccccagccccacagctggcCCCTGGTCCTCAGGGGGTCGTGTTGGAGCCCACCCTCTTTAATATCTCTTATCGATGACTTGGGCGAGGGAGTTGGCACCCTCAGTAGGCACTGAGCTGTGGGGAAGTGTCAGTgcgatgggcagaggccaagggGTGAGGTTCAACGTGGCTCAGTGCCGGGTCCGGC is part of the Anas platyrhynchos isolate ZD024472 breed Pekin duck chromosome 25, IASCAAS_PekinDuck_T2T, whole genome shotgun sequence genome and encodes:
- the HYOU1 gene encoding hypoxia up-regulated protein 1, translated to MARAPCWALGWLLLACLLLRAEPLAVMSVDVGSESMKIAIVKPGVPMEIVLNKESRRKTPVAVALKENERLFGDSALGMSIRTPKVAFRYFQDLLGKQINNPQVALYRTRFPEHELVEDEKRQTVIFKLSQTVQYSPEEMLGMVLNYSRGLAEEFAEQPIKDAVITVPAYFNQAERRAVLHAACMADLKVLQLINDNTAVALNYGVFRRKDINATAQNIMFYDMGAGSTVCTIVTYQTVKTKDSGTQPQLQIQGIGFDRTLGGLEMELRLRDYLAKLFNDQHPSKDVRKNPRAMAKLLKEANRLKTVLSANADHVAQIEGLLDDIDFKAKVSRQEFEDLCSDLFQRVPGPVQQALSSAEMKLDGIDQVILVGGATRVPKVQEVLLKAVGKEELGKNINADEAAAMGAVYQAAALSKAFKVKPFVVRDAAMFPIQVEFTREVEEDDKSKSLKHNKRILFQRMAPYPQRKVITFNRYTDDFEFYVNYGDLSFLNQDDLRIFGSLNLTTVRLKGVGDSFKKHSDYESKGIKAHFNMDESGVLSLDRVESVFETLVEDKLEEESTLTKLGNTISSLFGGGGHTPETGENLTDSVQEEEESLAETAKEEQGGKQGQKSSAEDAGEEQGEEKQQSPPPDQAESTPLKEEPQKKEEGEKAESQDPKENKETTKEEEPSKSSGASTATKTEEEKKIKAPKKQKLVHEITMELDVNDVPDLLEDELKSSMKKLQDLTVRDLEKQEREKSANSLESFIFETQDKLYQEEYQFVSTEEEREEISKKLSEASNWMEEEGYAAATKELKDKLAELKKLCRNLFFRVEERRKWPERLAALESLLNHSNIFLKGARMIPESDQIFTEVELGTLEKAINETMMWKNETLAEQKKLSPAEKPVLLSKDIELKIAALDREVQYLLNKAKFAKPKSKKEKNATKPDSGKNATATSESESTIPPTEGKQEDKPEDISPAEEPPTAEKAPGDEPQSDSGSKTEKKPEAGGESRKNDEL